From Punica granatum isolate Tunisia-2019 chromosome 1, ASM765513v2, whole genome shotgun sequence:
tttgaattctttACATATTGattgtatttttttcctataataaattttaatagaaTGAGAAActttatattgtatataacGCAATTTGTAAGTCTTAactaaaaaagataaaattaaattgagagAACTAACAGTGATAATTTTTGAGGTTAGATAGGATACGTGGCACTAGGGGTGTGCACAGGTATCGGGTATACTCGGAATCGGTCGGAATAtacccgttagggtagagtttgggtagctcgtattgaaaataaggTAGGGTCCGGTATCAAAATAAAGAATCGGTGACATTCGATTCCGGTTCCAACTTACAGGGTACTCAGAACCGGAACTGGAACCGGTATCCGAAACCGGTGGtaattactaaaataaaaaaaggtatAGTTAATCTCACTCATCCTCATTGTCTGAACTTTGAAGCAGGAGTCGGGAGAAGTGGAGAACACAGGAATCGCCTCCGACTTTCGGTGACTACAGCCGCAGCTCCTCTCCATCGCTCTCCTCTCCGTCGCTCTCGTCTCCGACTCTCCCGGTGAGATTCTCCTCTGGACTCTCCATCGAATAGGCTCGGTTAGTCTGTTTGTCAAAACCCTAAATCGGCTTTGTAATCCCCTGTAGCTCCTCTCCGTCGATTGCCTCTCGTCTCCGACTCTCCGGCTCCGACTCTCCTTGAAGCTCCCTTTCCCGGTGAGATTCTGCCTCCTCTGTTGTCTCCCTCTCTCCCGGCTCCGACTCTGTTGATGCTGCAACTTGTTTCTTCCTCTTGTGGTAGAACCGTAGAAGAAAGAACTTCTGAAAGATCTTGAAACCCTTTATGTTCaggttcttgtttttattACTTTTGTTGATTGGATTTCGTCTTCGATGATGGTGGGACTATTGGATATCGATTTCTGCCTAGGCATCATGCAGTTTCTActctttttatcttctttgGAGTTTTGATATTCACTTCTACATGGATTTATAGGAGAATGAAGTGCAGGTTGTGACCTACATAAGATTAATCGAACATGTGAAACTCTGTCGACTCTTGATCGCAAGTTTCTGTAACCTAGTCCGACATTGTCATTCAAATCCGGTGCATTAGAACTCTTTACCATAAAATCAATGGAAGCTTTGATATTCCACTGTGGAAATTAGTATGACTTTAGTTATCCCTCCTTTCAATTTGAAGATTGGCCATGGTAAGATCTCATTTTGGTTGATAGCCTCTTTCTATTGGGTACAGATGAAGTAGAACTTGAGTTGGCCGATTTTAAAGAGTGTCTCAACGTCCTTTACCCTTCTGCTAACACTCTGGTTCATTCTCTTTCGGTAACATCTTTCACGGTTTTAATACTCCAATCCTTAAACATGTTCACCCTGTGAAGTTCAACATTTTTCTCCTGCAGGATGACTCTGAACGAAACACTGTCAAGACTCAAGAAGCAAAGGTTCAAGCCAGAAAAGCAGTAGGAGATCTGCCAAAGAATTAGATGTGCGGGATCATTTACTGGAAGATGAAATTAAAAGGCTAAAGCAGGAGTACGATGCGCTGGTTTTGGGTAAGAATGCCAAGATATCTGCATTGCTAACAGAGAAGAAGTTCGTGTGGAATCAGTATAAAATATTGGAAACAAAACTGAATGATAAGCTAAAGAGCAAGGAGGCCGAGATTCAATTGGCAAATGAGAAAGTATCAAGACTTCTGGTAAGTATGGAGAAGCTCCAATCATCCAATGATGCTAAGGATGAGGTTATTGCTAAATTAGAGAGTAAAATTGCTGATAAGGAAGCACTTGCAAGGAAGAGGCGTGATGAACTTGTGAGGCTTGCCCATGAATTAGAATTGCTGAAAAGAGCAAGATGCACCTCGGAGACACCCGTGTTGAGTCGGTGCACTACATCCGGCAGTATAACCTCCTCATTGGGGAACAAGAAAGGTACCCATGTTCCTGTGAACAAACCACCAACAGCTGCACAAGTTTCAAATTCTATGAAGAACTCTGAAAGGGTACTTTTTAGTTTTttggatggattgatgagacattattttttattgttgtgGATCAATTTAAATCTATGTCGATATTATATTTACCGTGATTATTGATTATGGGTGAAatattttcggttttatttagcgagacaaaaaaatttacaggttccaatagGGTACCCGGagcctgtggtataatacaggttccgggtaggttccggttccaggattcaactgggtagggtccggttccaatatttacagggtagggtccggataTCATGAAAAAAACAGGGTACCCGAAATCGATCACCCCTACGTGGCACGATTAGAGGACCTACTTCTGGGAAATTGATTTTCACCGACAGTGTATGATATAAAAATCCCCCGCCTATTTATATGTCAAGAAGATATATAATACTGCTAAtgatattaaaagaaaatattcccTGCCACAGCAAAAACATGATCTCTacttaaattattatatttaactaTACATCCTGAAGTTGAGCGGTTTTGTTCATGAAATGGTTTTTGTCTTTCTATAGTCAGGAGGTGGCCGAATCAATTTGTAGATGTATTGCTTTAGGATTACTGGATTAGTCCATCTAATGAGGTGATCTAATTATTTACGAGACACGTCTGAACGTTTCAATATATGTTCTTATCAGAAAGAATTATACGTCCGGAGCATGATATACTAATCCTTgtacattatatataatataactcATAATAGATGAAGGACAGGTGATGTGCATTTTTCTAGTAATTTGCACGTTTAATTAATTTGCGGATATTATATGGCCAAGTAAGCAATATTCAAGTATCTATATACTACAAAAGGACAAAAAAGGTGATCGAGCTAATTAATTACCTTCTCTCCATAATATCCATTGCAAAATAGTAATTCTTGAGTTTGAATcttgtaaatgaagaaaatttacatTAGAAGGATTTTATCTTTTAGTTAATCGACTCGATTCGGTTGGATTAATCATGCTTAATTGGATCTCTTAATATCAGAATTGATatcgagaaaataatattttaaattgaaaatagcTGAATATGGAAGAGGTTAAGATCGAATTCGGATAAAATCGCacactttttcttttactaCAATTCAcatactattttttttcaaactaCGAAGTAACATTACCCATTATCTCTTCTATCTCCACTTTCTTTATCCGTGCATGCCATTACTTCTCCATtatgtttctttttattaattttatctttaattGAAGAAACTAGACTTTTCTCTAAAAAAGTGACAAAAAAACCTATTAAAAAGCTATTATCAGTATACAACGTagattaattcaaataattcGACACTTATTTTTCCTTAGACAATATTTTGGATTCGATTCCTTGtaaatgtagaaaattcatGCTATGAAAACTTTACCTATAAGTAGGCTGATTCGGCccaactgaattagtcaaaaTTCGATTGGGTTTCCAAATATTATGATTCATATCGAACAAAAACTACTAACAGCATAAAACATAGGATGTGACAAAATggaattaaagttactttatagatatattttcCAAGAAAAATAGGACGATAACTATTTGTCTGCTTCTTATACATTTTTATCGGGCTAGGATGTGAGTGTCGCTTTCAAAATAACGAATGATATATGTTTTATCAACAACAATAATTCCATGTGACGCCGGTTAAAAATCAAAGGGATAATAACCCTTCTGTTTGTTTTGGTTTCACTTGTACAGGTACGACCCTCGGTTCCCCCTTGTTGAAACAAAATAACAAATGTTGAAAGGGAAGTTTAATCCGATGATGATCAAACATAATTTCATATTCTAGACACGAAGGATATGGCACCGCCATTGACcataataaataaaggaaaagaagaattttAGTCCTTTGCGTTCAAGTTgagcattttaatttttttcggttgagcatttcaattttattcacAAACATTCAAGCTTGTTCAATATTCTTAAGCAATTTTGGGGTCTTCTTGTTTATCTAatctattttcaaaaatagatatctataaaaacatataacttatatatatgttttcttcctatatatatacactaaagGTTGTATGCGTAacaatatttattaatatgtttacattatatatgaatatattctaatatatacttatttggatgttaatatttatatgatgaaatattaCTTTCTATTTAAAagatttaatattattaattaatatataataagaatcttctcatttatttcaaatacattcatgttatttaaattataaaaattaaagaaattaagaaatcaaattttatgatgagatatctttaaaaatattgttaattaaaaataatttcgaaaataaaaaaataaataaaacctAGAAAACTCCTTTCAGAAAATATGTAccaatatatacttattttgatgttaatgtCGATATGacgaaatattaatttttatttaaaaaatttaagacaattatgcaatatctatacatataataaaatcttctcatttatttcaaatacattatgttatgtaaacataaattataaaaattaaagaaatcaagaaataggATCTTATGGTGAGATatcttcaaaaaaaattattaaaaataattccgaaaataaaagtaaataaacaacaacctagaaattttctttcataaaatatatactattacatactttttaaattttatttagaaatgAAGCGTTCTGAGATCATctattgatatatttatattatgcatgAGCATGctactaatatatacttattttgatgttaatatttatgtgatgaaattttaattttaatttttaaaaattcaatattattaaataatatctatatataaaataagatcttctcattcatttcaaatactttaggttatataaattataaaaattaaagacatcaataaattgaattttatgatgagatatctttcaaaaaaaattattaaaaataatcgtgaaaataaaaataaataaaaaaacctaAAAAATAAGATAACCATAGTATCCAAAGATTTTATGATATTCTCAGTCTTTTTTAAGTGGAATATTATAGCTGGAAATTATTCCGGAAGATTTTGTTgctaaatttaaaataaaagataatttaaaaaaactcaaaaaatcgagaaaatctAGGGAAGGCAATGGTGTGGATATCTTAAGAACAATACCGTGATATAAAACAGCACACCGTATTTGCACCACATTCACCGcgattttcaaaattgaaaaccATATCCGCACCACAAAAAACCGCGGTTATCCGCACCGCACCacgaaattaattaaataaaaatcaagaaaaaaatagcaATTAAAGAgatgaacaaaataaaaatctaataaataaaaattatccatAAATTAGAATtcaatatatgtaattttattagtttctATTAAAATGATTAAGGAATCAAGTGAAGTTGCGATTGGGATCTGAAGATGGGTTGAAATATTAGTCtaacatatatttatagaaaCATCAAAGCTGCCGTGTGGTTTTAATCCACGATTTTTTCATCAATACACGTACTGCACCACCgcaatttttaaaatgaaaaatcatatatatacaccataACCATTTGGTGTGGTTACGCGGTGCAAAAAGTGGTGCGGTTATCCGCGGATACGATTTTTTACCAATACCATTGCCATCCCTAAGTAAATATCATTCGAAAATAGAGCACTCCGAGGCCATTTAACCTAGCTCACATCATattttgcttatatatatatatatatatatatacactacaTATTTAATAAACAAAGAGATTTGACCAATGTGAGTTGGTTCAAGTTCTGCGACGCTTGTTCCACTTAAACgagatctcgagttcgagtctttatgaatatataaaattcacGTTGCGAGAACTAAGTTATGCGACGCTTGTTCCACTTAAACgagatctcgagttcgagtttttgtgaatatataaaattcacGTTGCAAAAActttacctcttagtgggCTGACCTGGCTTGACTGTCAGGGCTCAATTGAACTTCTACATATTAGGGTTCACaccataaaaaataatttatgagatttgaatataaaaaaggTTATATCTTCTAGGTTTGGGGGG
This genomic window contains:
- the LOC116207146 gene encoding uncharacterized protein LOC116207146, whose product is MGDFGGQVGSTATENHHGSRLRIQFWGETGFVRMRAWHFIMAGLMRRQIGSLANEPGPEPEASLVRSREKWRTQESPPTFGDYSRSSSPSLSSPSLSSPTLPLLSVDCLSSPTLRLRLSLKLPFPENEVQVVTYIRLIEHVKLCRLLIASFYEVELELADFKECLNVLYPSANTLVHSLSKHCQDSRSKGSSQKSSRRSAKELDVRDHLLEDEIKRLKQEYDALVLGKNAKISALLTEKKFVWNQYKILETKLNDKLKSKEAEIQLANEKVSRLLVSMEKLQSSNDAKDEVIAKLESKIADKEALARKRRDELVRLAHELELLKRARCTSETPVLSRCTTSGSITSSLGNKKGTHVPVNKPPTAAQVSNSMKNSERVLFSFLDGLMRHYFLLLWINLNLCRYYIYRDY